In Panthera leo isolate Ple1 chromosome E3, P.leo_Ple1_pat1.1, whole genome shotgun sequence, a genomic segment contains:
- the ELOB gene encoding elongin-B, with amino-acid sequence MDVFLMIRRHKTTIFTDAKESSTVFELKRIVEGILKRPPDEQRLYKDDQLLDDGKTLGECGFTSQTARPQAPATVGLAFRADDAFEALRIEPFSSPPELPDVMKPQDSGSSANEQAVQ; translated from the exons ATG GACGTGTTCCTCATGATCAGGCGCCACAAGACCACCATCTTCACGGACGCCAAGGAGTCGAGCACCGTGTTCGAGCTGAAGCGCATCGTCGAGGGCATCCTCAAGCGGCCGCCCGACGAGCAGCGGCTGTACAAG GATGACCAACTTCTGGATGATGGCAAGACACTGGGAGAGTGCGGCTTCACCAGTCAGACGGCACGGCCGCAGGCCCCAGCCACCGTGGGGCTGGCCTTCCGGGCAG ATGACGCTTTCGAGGCCCTGCGGATCGAGCCCTTCTCCAGTCCGCCCGAGCTGCCCGATGTGATGAAGCCACAGGACTCAGGAAGCAGCGCCAATGAACAAGCGGTGCAGTGA